The Pectobacterium parmentieri genome segment GATAAGCGGACGAATACCTTATTGATTCGCGATACGGAAGACGCGTTGGCACAGCTCGAACCGTGGTTAAAGGAGCTCGATCTGCCGTTAGCGCAGGTGCAACTGGCGGCGCATATTGTCACTATCAGCAGCGAACACCTACAGGCGCTGGGGGTTAACTGGGGGCTGGGGGAAGGAAACGCGGCGAACAAGGCACTCAGGCTGAATAATTTTAATGTTGGCCTGCCGGTAGACACGCCAGCAGTCAATGCGGGGTTCCATTTGGCGAGACTGAATGGCCGTTTGCTGGATCTGGAATTAATGGCGCTGGAGCAGGAAAGCCAGGTTGAAATTATCGCCAGCCCCCGCCTGTTTACTGCACACCAGCAGACCGCCAGTATTAAGCAGGGAACGGAAATTCCGTATCAGGTTTCCAGCGGTGCTAGCGGATCGACCTCCATCGAGTTTAAAGAAGCGGTGCTCGGTATGGAAGTGACGCCCGACATTCTGCGTGCCGGACGCATTACGCTGAACCTGAAAATCAGTCAAAACATGCCGGGACAGACGATTAAGCAAGGCGATAATGGCGAAGCGTTAGCGATCGATAAACAGGAAATCCAAACTCAGGTGACGGTCGCTGATGGAGAAACTATTGTATTAGGCGGCATTTTCCAGCAGCAAAAAAAGAATAGTGGCAGTCAGGTGCCAATATTGGGTGAGGTTCCCGTATTTGGTCATCTGTTCAGAAACCATACTCAGCAGCATACGCGACGAGAATTGGTTATTTTCATTACACCGACGTTGATACCTGCCTCATCGTGAGCAAACCCAGGCTCGCTCTGATGTTGTACGGTAATTTTTTGCAGATAGGACGCAATATTTTTGTCACGTTCAGCGCTTATGAGTTTGACGCT includes the following:
- the hofQ gene encoding DNA uptake porin HofQ, with the translated sequence MNIRMLCRVATLSWLLLLTVPYQVGAEPSVSMAFENSPIPQVLQALADHQQLNVVIAPGVTGNLSLRLAEVPWQQALDIVLRMGKLSVERNGNVLLVFPAEHLASQQKEKDERMVELAQKLPLHNLSVALQYADVVDVAASVQAQRGALLSTRGSVTVDKRTNTLLIRDTEDALAQLEPWLKELDLPLAQVQLAAHIVTISSEHLQALGVNWGLGEGNAANKALRLNNFNVGLPVDTPAVNAGFHLARLNGRLLDLELMALEQESQVEIIASPRLFTAHQQTASIKQGTEIPYQVSSGASGSTSIEFKEAVLGMEVTPDILRAGRITLNLKISQNMPGQTIKQGDNGEALAIDKQEIQTQVTVADGETIVLGGIFQQQKKNSGSQVPILGEVPVFGHLFRNHTQQHTRRELVIFITPTLIPASS